One segment of Sandaracinaceae bacterium DNA contains the following:
- the lnt gene encoding apolipoprotein N-acyltransferase — MAKKKKRAASAAGAKKKKPAEQAPEAPAKKPPRDWAEIGRAYGLLLLSAVLMFLGFAGFGVWPLAFCGMVPALFVFDADPKPIGWKFFWRALFFGYIAYYGGFYWVVNTIVDFGGFPYPLALAFASIYFLYQAIEFVFVLWLWRRARERGFNATASLVAAYLTAETVFPMLFDHYYGNSFHMLPVVVQVADLGGPMLLTALAMLGNGAIYELARARIKKAPLPWRTPAVFTGAVLFVLGYGAWRIGEVEARVAAAPKIQVGVVQTNMGIYEKREDPGEGLRRHLEQSAALEAEHDLDLLVWPESAATFRVPREVGTRVGPFFDNAAAWFRIESAGFPETPLIFGGLSVGHDEDGTSRYYNTAFITDDDGAIQAHVDKTYLLAFGEYIPFGEMFPILYEWSPNTGHFTPGDHVQPLPFRDYRITTLVCYEDILPKFTRRAVREANPHLLVNVTNDAWFGDTQEPYIHLALAKMRAVEHHRYLVRATNTGVSAIIDPTGRVIAEGPLFDRDSLHGEVAMMQGETLYEHLGDWPGWLALGATLYMVLVGRRNRPEQEPPPEEQVREERIRRKREEDDDPDPEEEDEEDA, encoded by the coding sequence GTGGCGAAGAAGAAGAAGCGCGCCGCGAGCGCGGCCGGCGCGAAGAAGAAGAAGCCGGCCGAGCAGGCCCCCGAGGCGCCCGCGAAGAAGCCGCCGCGCGACTGGGCGGAGATCGGCCGCGCCTACGGCCTGCTGCTCCTCAGCGCGGTGCTCATGTTCCTCGGCTTCGCGGGCTTCGGCGTCTGGCCGCTCGCGTTCTGCGGCATGGTGCCAGCGCTCTTCGTCTTCGACGCGGATCCGAAGCCGATCGGCTGGAAGTTCTTCTGGCGGGCGCTCTTCTTCGGCTACATCGCCTACTACGGGGGCTTCTACTGGGTGGTGAACACCATCGTGGACTTCGGGGGCTTCCCCTATCCACTCGCCCTCGCGTTCGCCTCCATCTACTTCCTCTACCAGGCCATCGAGTTCGTCTTCGTGCTCTGGCTCTGGCGCCGCGCGCGGGAGCGCGGGTTCAACGCCACCGCCTCGCTGGTGGCCGCGTATCTGACGGCCGAGACCGTCTTCCCGATGCTCTTCGACCACTACTACGGCAACAGCTTTCACATGCTGCCGGTGGTGGTGCAGGTCGCCGACCTCGGCGGGCCGATGCTGCTGACCGCGCTGGCCATGCTCGGCAACGGCGCGATCTACGAGCTGGCCCGGGCGCGCATCAAGAAGGCGCCGCTCCCCTGGCGCACCCCGGCCGTCTTCACGGGCGCGGTGCTCTTCGTGCTCGGCTACGGCGCATGGCGCATCGGGGAGGTCGAGGCGCGGGTGGCCGCGGCCCCGAAGATCCAGGTCGGCGTCGTGCAGACCAACATGGGGATCTACGAGAAGCGCGAGGACCCGGGCGAGGGCCTGCGCCGTCACCTCGAGCAGTCGGCCGCGCTCGAGGCCGAGCACGACCTCGATCTCCTGGTCTGGCCGGAGTCGGCGGCCACCTTCCGCGTGCCTCGAGAGGTCGGCACGCGGGTGGGCCCGTTCTTCGACAACGCCGCGGCGTGGTTCCGGATCGAGAGCGCGGGCTTCCCCGAGACGCCGCTCATCTTCGGCGGGCTGAGCGTCGGCCACGACGAGGACGGCACGAGCCGCTACTACAACACCGCCTTCATCACCGACGACGACGGCGCGATCCAGGCCCACGTCGACAAGACCTATCTCCTCGCGTTCGGCGAGTACATCCCCTTCGGGGAGATGTTCCCGATCCTCTACGAGTGGTCGCCCAACACGGGGCACTTCACGCCGGGCGATCACGTCCAGCCGCTGCCGTTCCGCGACTACCGGATCACGACGCTCGTCTGCTACGAGGACATCCTCCCGAAGTTCACGCGGCGCGCGGTGCGCGAGGCCAACCCGCACCTGCTCGTGAACGTGACGAACGACGCGTGGTTCGGGGACACGCAGGAGCCGTACATCCACCTCGCGCTCGCGAAGATGCGCGCGGTCGAGCACCACCGCTACCTCGTGCGCGCCACCAACACGGGGGTCAGCGCGATCATCGATCCCACCGGCCGCGTCATCGCGGAGGGCCCGCTCTTCGACCGCGACAGCCTCCACGGCGAGGTCGCGATGATGCAGGGCGAGACGCTCTACGAGCACCTCGGGGACTGGCCCGGCTGGCTCGCGCTCGGCGCGACGCTCTACATGGTGCTGGTCGGCCGCCGCAACCGGCCCGAGCAGGAGCCGCCGCCCGAGGAGCAGGTCCGCGAAGAGCGGATCCGGCGCAAGCGCGAGGAAGACGACGACCCGGACCCCGAAGAAGAAGACGAGGAGGACGCGTGA
- a CDS encoding alpha/beta hydrolase yields MNLTDASPRIAWESHGTSGPRVLMIMGMGMRGRVWRPQVEELRRDHQLITFDNRGVGESEEAAGAWGMKDMARDALAVLDAAGWDRAHVVGVSMGGMIAQELALMAPERLRSLTLIATHAGGPTSRIPPLRGVRGFLQVNLLPPEERFHALAYLLYPADYLRVADRDAIAGRMEEQLGSRPSTSVRIGQLRAVMTHDTRSRLPGLRVPAMTMRSGRDALVSPREQRRLASLLPGDDDVFYDLAGHGLIFQCARAINGRLRRWFACHEPATVSPPSPRPR; encoded by the coding sequence GTGAACCTCACCGACGCGTCACCGCGCATCGCCTGGGAGTCGCACGGGACCTCGGGCCCGCGCGTCCTGATGATCATGGGCATGGGCATGCGCGGGCGCGTCTGGCGGCCGCAGGTGGAGGAGCTGCGTCGCGACCACCAGCTCATCACCTTCGACAACCGCGGGGTCGGCGAGTCCGAGGAGGCGGCCGGCGCGTGGGGCATGAAGGACATGGCCCGGGACGCCCTGGCCGTGCTCGACGCGGCCGGCTGGGATCGCGCGCACGTGGTCGGCGTCTCGATGGGCGGCATGATCGCGCAGGAGCTCGCGCTGATGGCGCCGGAGCGGCTGCGCTCGCTGACCCTCATCGCCACCCACGCAGGCGGGCCGACGAGCCGGATCCCTCCGCTCCGTGGCGTGCGCGGCTTTCTCCAGGTGAACCTCTTGCCGCCGGAGGAGCGCTTCCACGCGCTGGCCTATCTCCTCTACCCGGCCGACTACCTCCGCGTCGCCGATCGCGACGCGATCGCGGGCCGCATGGAAGAGCAGCTCGGCTCGCGGCCTTCGACCTCGGTGCGCATCGGGCAGCTCCGCGCGGTGATGACGCACGACACACGCAGCCGCCTGCCCGGGCTGCGGGTCCCCGCGATGACGATGCGATCCGGGCGCGACGCCCTCGTCAGCCCGCGTGAGCAGCGCCGGCTGGCCTCCCTCCTGCCGGGCGACGACGACGTCTTCTACGACCTCGCGGGGCACGGCTTGATCTTCCAGTGCGCCCGGGCCATCAACGGCCGACTGCGTCGCTGGTTCGCCTGTCACGAGCCTGCAACCGTCTCGCCCCCCTCGCCCCGCCCTCGTTGA
- a CDS encoding response regulator: MAAQGSRPRILVAEDDPDVLKMLDHVLRALGDVVTARDGQEALERAREARPDVIVTDLMMPRMDGLMLSKELKHDPRLATVPVVMLTAKTQPRDVIAGINAGARFYVTKPFKTEELVSKVRKALGAKA; the protein is encoded by the coding sequence ATGGCAGCCCAAGGGAGTCGACCGCGCATCCTCGTCGCAGAGGACGATCCGGACGTCCTCAAGATGCTCGATCACGTGCTCCGCGCGCTCGGTGACGTGGTGACGGCGAGGGACGGCCAGGAGGCGCTCGAGCGCGCGCGAGAGGCGCGCCCGGACGTGATCGTGACCGACCTGATGATGCCGCGCATGGACGGGCTGATGCTCTCGAAGGAGCTCAAGCACGATCCCCGGCTCGCCACGGTGCCGGTGGTGATGCTCACCGCCAAGACGCAGCCGCGCGACGTCATCGCGGGCATCAACGCGGGCGCGCGTTTCTACGTGACCAAGCCGTTCAAGACCGAGGAGCTGGTCTCCAAGGTGCGCAAAGCGCTCGGCGCCAAGGCCTGA
- a CDS encoding MMPL family transporter, which produces MNRFLDAFADLVTGRRALMLGIIGVITVGLGVWIPQLVADPTPQQLTASSVQNQAQISADFNARFGNPDHVVVLLVEAEDVLAPEPLGYVHRLARAFQDEVYVDRVDGVTVTPFALPAAPEEVGLDDLDDAPSLDDLDDEDLEGLDALEDAPDDDSIDPELEDALGVLVQTSPERFPMGLGSIASRMADVQYGAAIEGDEVTDAERERLIAAIDAAPLLEGRLISRDRTLTVVALALDERVEDHRVMQETVEDIDAWLEANPPPRGVNVHRGGLPHLFNSIVVKMADDNVRIVPLTLLVCLVLLFVSFRWVPGTFLPVVAVGLSAIMVIGAMALAGETMNVINNIIPPLLIIIGVSDSIHLIGRYREELDHASSKMEAARNTVRAMAVACFLTSITTAVGLASLVVSQTAMLQRFGVTAGIGVLIAYVVTIGFLPPAMTLFDPPLPPRERRRITLRRKRGKDDGPRADRGLLERAIVVLTAKILRRPWPFIVGAAVLMAAFSWMAVRVTVDSALLDEFDEEDEAVVSTLLLEEKLEGVRPLEIMLESDDPTRFQDPEVVAAIDETQAWLRGQDGVLGTVSMSDYLHETWARIAGDDEARTERFASEAQVAALLTLFGRVEPNPMDAFLAEGGQVARIQVRLADIGAARSIVVIDALQEQLDARFAPLGVEVSMAGEAYTGSVGLNAVVRDLLGSLSTAVLIIFGMLVVLFGSWRLGLLSIPPNVLPLVGTVAWMAVRDIPLNAATVIVFSISLGLAVDGSIHLLARYKEEIAGGIGRNAALIRAARGTGRAVVVSCVTLMLGFGVMLLSSFVPVQRFGELIGVTVGMCLFSTLIVQPALLRVAAPKAPPGRFRRRAKEEETPASETPASETPASETPASET; this is translated from the coding sequence GTGAACCGATTCCTCGACGCATTCGCCGACCTGGTCACGGGCCGGCGCGCCCTGATGTTGGGGATCATCGGCGTGATCACCGTCGGGCTCGGCGTGTGGATCCCGCAGCTCGTCGCGGACCCGACGCCGCAGCAGTTGACGGCGAGCAGCGTCCAGAACCAGGCCCAGATCAGCGCCGACTTCAACGCCCGGTTCGGCAACCCCGACCACGTGGTGGTGCTGCTGGTCGAGGCCGAGGACGTGCTCGCCCCCGAGCCGCTGGGCTACGTGCACCGGCTCGCCCGCGCCTTCCAGGACGAGGTCTACGTCGACCGGGTGGACGGGGTCACGGTCACGCCCTTCGCGCTCCCCGCCGCGCCCGAGGAGGTGGGCCTCGACGACCTCGACGACGCGCCGTCGTTGGACGACCTCGACGACGAGGATCTCGAGGGGCTGGACGCGCTCGAGGACGCGCCGGATGACGATTCGATCGACCCGGAGCTGGAGGACGCCCTCGGGGTGCTCGTCCAGACCTCGCCCGAGCGCTTCCCCATGGGCCTCGGCTCGATCGCCAGCCGCATGGCCGACGTCCAGTACGGCGCCGCGATCGAGGGAGACGAGGTCACCGACGCCGAGCGAGAGCGCTTGATCGCCGCGATCGACGCCGCGCCGCTCCTCGAGGGCCGGCTGATCAGCCGCGATCGCACGCTGACCGTCGTCGCCTTGGCCCTCGACGAGCGGGTCGAGGACCACCGCGTGATGCAGGAGACGGTCGAGGACATCGACGCGTGGCTCGAGGCCAACCCGCCGCCGAGGGGGGTGAACGTGCATCGCGGGGGCCTGCCGCACCTGTTCAACTCGATCGTCGTCAAGATGGCCGACGACAACGTGCGCATCGTCCCGCTGACGCTGCTCGTGTGCCTCGTCCTGCTCTTCGTCTCTTTCCGCTGGGTGCCCGGCACCTTCCTGCCCGTCGTCGCGGTCGGCCTCAGCGCGATCATGGTCATCGGCGCCATGGCGCTCGCCGGCGAGACGATGAACGTGATCAACAACATCATCCCGCCGCTGTTGATCATCATCGGCGTCAGCGACTCGATCCACCTGATCGGGCGCTATCGGGAGGAGCTCGATCACGCCTCGAGCAAGATGGAGGCGGCGCGCAACACCGTCCGCGCCATGGCCGTGGCGTGCTTCCTGACCTCGATCACCACCGCGGTCGGGCTCGCGTCCCTCGTGGTCAGCCAGACGGCGATGCTCCAGCGCTTCGGCGTGACCGCGGGCATCGGCGTGCTGATCGCCTACGTGGTCACGATCGGCTTCCTCCCGCCCGCGATGACGCTCTTCGACCCGCCGCTGCCGCCTCGCGAGCGCAGGCGGATCACGCTGCGCCGCAAGCGGGGCAAGGACGATGGACCCCGCGCGGACCGCGGACTGCTCGAGCGGGCCATCGTGGTGCTGACCGCGAAGATCCTCCGCCGGCCGTGGCCTTTCATCGTGGGCGCCGCGGTGCTGATGGCCGCCTTCAGCTGGATGGCGGTGCGGGTCACGGTCGACAGCGCCCTCCTCGACGAATTCGACGAGGAGGACGAGGCGGTGGTGAGCACGCTCCTGCTCGAGGAGAAGCTCGAGGGGGTGCGGCCGCTCGAGATCATGCTCGAGTCGGACGATCCCACGCGCTTCCAGGACCCCGAGGTGGTGGCCGCGATCGACGAGACGCAGGCCTGGCTCCGCGGTCAGGACGGCGTGCTCGGCACCGTCTCGATGAGCGACTACCTGCACGAGACCTGGGCGCGCATCGCGGGCGACGACGAGGCGCGGACCGAGCGCTTCGCGAGCGAGGCCCAGGTGGCTGCGCTGCTCACCCTCTTCGGCCGGGTCGAGCCCAACCCGATGGACGCCTTCCTGGCCGAGGGAGGCCAGGTCGCTCGCATCCAGGTGCGGCTGGCCGACATCGGCGCGGCGCGTAGCATCGTCGTCATCGACGCGCTCCAGGAGCAGCTCGACGCGCGCTTCGCGCCGCTCGGGGTCGAGGTCTCGATGGCGGGCGAGGCCTACACCGGCTCGGTCGGTCTGAACGCCGTCGTGCGTGACCTGCTCGGCAGCCTCAGCACCGCGGTCCTGATCATCTTCGGCATGCTCGTGGTGCTCTTCGGCAGCTGGCGGCTCGGCCTGCTGAGCATCCCGCCCAACGTGCTGCCGCTCGTGGGCACGGTCGCCTGGATGGCCGTCCGCGACATCCCCCTCAACGCGGCCACCGTCATCGTCTTCTCGATCAGCCTGGGCCTCGCGGTCGACGGCTCGATCCACCTGCTCGCCCGCTACAAGGAAGAGATCGCGGGCGGGATCGGCCGGAACGCGGCGCTCATCCGGGCCGCCCGCGGGACCGGCCGCGCGGTGGTGGTGAGCTGCGTGACCCTGATGCTCGGCTTCGGGGTGATGCTCCTCAGCTCGTTCGTCCCCGTGCAGCGCTTCGGCGAGCTGATCGGGGTGACGGTCGGCATGTGCCTGTTCTCGACCCTGATCGTGCAGCCCGCGCTGCTCCGGGTGGCCGCGCCCAAGGCGCCCCCCGGCCGCTTCCGCCGGCGCGCCAAGGAAGAAGAGACGCCCGCGTCAGAGACGCCCGCGTCAGAGACGCCCGCCTCAGAGACGCCCGCCTCAGAGACGTAG
- a CDS encoding thermonuclease family protein, with protein sequence MSRRFALLLCALPLPLITGCPRQVGMPVDGSTMSTPDAFVGDAGVGPAPDNGYRGAITFDDARLRVIDPRVLATGSSPCRAPVLGEVYAVTDGDTIRVDGVSEVFNAPVRMIGIDTPEISHDGMPAECFGNEARDFTEQLEGHLVYLTFDAECFDRFDRVLAYVHIGTGEGDMWERQMLRRGYATELGVGANRTWESSFRADEAAARAANEGLWSACR encoded by the coding sequence ATGTCACGTCGCTTCGCGCTGCTGCTCTGTGCGCTCCCGCTCCCGCTGATCACCGGCTGTCCCCGTCAGGTCGGGATGCCGGTGGACGGCTCGACGATGTCGACGCCCGACGCCTTCGTGGGTGACGCGGGCGTCGGCCCCGCACCCGACAACGGCTATCGCGGGGCGATCACCTTCGACGACGCGCGGCTCCGCGTGATCGATCCACGCGTGCTGGCCACCGGCTCCTCCCCGTGTCGCGCGCCCGTGCTCGGCGAGGTCTACGCGGTGACGGACGGCGACACCATCCGCGTGGACGGCGTCTCGGAGGTCTTCAACGCGCCGGTCCGCATGATCGGGATCGACACGCCCGAGATCTCCCACGACGGCATGCCCGCGGAGTGCTTCGGGAACGAGGCGCGCGACTTCACCGAGCAGCTCGAGGGGCACCTCGTCTATCTGACCTTCGACGCCGAGTGCTTCGACCGCTTCGACCGCGTGCTCGCCTACGTGCACATCGGGACCGGCGAGGGCGACATGTGGGAGCGCCAGATGCTGCGCCGCGGCTACGCGACCGAGCTGGGCGTGGGCGCCAACCGGACGTGGGAGTCGAGCTTCCGAGCCGACGAGGCCGCGGCGAGGGCGGCGAACGAGGGGCTGTGGAGCGCCTGCCGCTGA